CCGTCATCACCGTGAAGCCCGCCCGCGCAAGGCGGGTCCCCACCTCGCGCGCCAGCGCGTAGTAGCGGTGCGTCTCGGGGAACCGCGCCGAACCGAACACGGTGACGCAGGGTCCCACGAAGTGCAGCGCCCGGAAGCCCCGGACGAACTCCACGAAGATCCGCAGGGCCTGCCTGAGCTCGTAGCGCCGAGGCTGCGGGCCCTGGAGAAAGCGGATGACCGAGGGAGGGCCGGGATCCTTTCCCCACTCCGGCTGAACCGGTGTGGCCCGCCGGCGGGCGCGGCCCCTTACCGGCCTCTGACCGTCATCACCGGGCATAAGGCGGCGGATACGACGCGGCTGGCGACACTGCCCACGAAGAGCCGCGCCAGCCCCGACCGGCCGTGCGTGCCCATGACGATCAGGTCCGCCCGCAGCCGCTTGGCGGCGCGCACGATCCGCTCGTGCGCAGAGCCCTCGACGATGAGGCCGCGGACACGGACGCGGGCCTTGCGCGCGCGCGTCACCAGGGCGTCGAGCTTACGCTGGGCGTCCTGGCGGGCCGCCGCGTCGATGGCCTCGTAAGTCTGGGGCGGCACGTAGCCCTCGCCCATCATCGGGACGATGGGCGCGAGCGCATGGAGGATCACCAGCTCCGCGCGCGAGTCGCGGGCCATGGCGAGCGCGCGGTCGAACGCTGCGCGCGACGCGCTGGAGAAATCGGTTGGATGCAGGATGCGCCGGATCCGCTTCATGATGCGCTCCTCATTGAGTCGTTCCACCCGGCGTCACGCACGAAGGCCGGGAGCGGTGCGCGCCCCCGGCC
This region of Candidatus Methylomirabilota bacterium genomic DNA includes:
- a CDS encoding universal stress protein, which produces MKRIRRILHPTDFSSASRAAFDRALAMARDSRAELVILHALAPIVPMMGEGYVPPQTYEAIDAAARQDAQRKLDALVTRARKARVRVRGLIVEGSAHERIVRAAKRLRADLIVMGTHGRSGLARLFVGSVASRVVSAALCPVMTVRGR